One stretch of Thermanaerosceptrum fracticalcis DNA includes these proteins:
- a CDS encoding sigma-54-dependent transcriptional regulator: protein MKKRILIIDDEVILASSLREGLKDLGYEVETAFSGEEGLDRVVIFQPHLVFLDLRLPATGGIQVLKEIKNIDKNIEVVMMTAYADTKTAVSAIKLGAYDYLNKPFELDQIAIMANKVLENISLRNQTFLLNEDKKRNITPIIGEHPSMLEVLRQVKILARHTDTTVLIRGETGTGKGRLALDLHYLSARRDRPFVEINCGAIPENLLESELFGFEKNAFTGAQQAKKGLLELADGGTVFLDEIGELSSDMQVKLLKFLDEKRFKRIGGLREIEVDVRVITATNSDLETAIKQRTFREDLYYRLNVVPIYLPPLRERGNDIITLAQFFFRDFSKKMGKDILDLSEEVKEVFLRYRWPGNIRELRNVAERITILYNIERVEIQHLPLEIREGFPKAEESVPLGEVHLEPGLSLETLLEEIERKYIAKALEKAGNNITRAAEMLGMSRYALQRRLEKYNMHNG from the coding sequence TTGAAGAAGAGAATTCTCATCATTGATGATGAAGTTATTTTAGCCAGCTCCCTGCGGGAGGGTCTAAAAGATTTGGGGTATGAAGTTGAAACAGCATTCAGTGGAGAAGAAGGACTGGATAGGGTCGTAATCTTTCAACCCCATTTAGTCTTTTTAGACCTGCGCCTCCCCGCAACGGGAGGAATCCAGGTCTTAAAAGAAATAAAGAACATCGATAAGAACATCGAAGTGGTCATGATGACAGCTTATGCTGATACTAAAACGGCTGTAAGCGCCATAAAACTGGGCGCCTATGATTACTTGAACAAACCCTTTGAATTAGACCAGATTGCCATCATGGCAAACAAAGTCTTAGAGAATATCAGTCTTAGGAACCAGACCTTTCTCCTTAATGAGGATAAAAAAAGAAATATAACTCCCATTATTGGTGAGCACCCCTCTATGCTGGAGGTACTGAGACAGGTTAAAATCCTGGCAAGACATACCGACACCACAGTCCTGATCCGGGGAGAGACTGGTACAGGTAAGGGTCGATTAGCCCTTGACCTCCATTATCTTAGTGCTAGAAGAGACAGGCCTTTTGTAGAGATTAACTGTGGGGCCATACCAGAAAATTTACTGGAAAGTGAGCTGTTCGGTTTTGAAAAAAATGCCTTTACCGGGGCTCAACAGGCTAAAAAGGGGTTATTGGAACTAGCCGATGGTGGAACAGTCTTTTTGGATGAAATTGGGGAGCTTTCCTCGGATATGCAGGTCAAGCTGCTAAAATTCCTCGATGAGAAAAGGTTTAAACGTATCGGCGGCCTCCGGGAAATAGAAGTGGATGTCAGGGTCATCACCGCCACCAATTCCGATTTAGAAACGGCCATCAAGCAAAGGACCTTTAGGGAAGATCTCTACTATCGTTTGAATGTTGTCCCCATCTATCTCCCCCCTTTAAGGGAAAGGGGAAATGATATCATTACTTTGGCCCAGTTTTTCTTTCGGGATTTCAGCAAAAAAATGGGCAAAGATATTTTAGACCTTTCGGAAGAAGTAAAAGAAGTATTCCTACGTTATCGCTGGCCGGGAAATATTCGGGAGCTTAGGAATGTGGCTGAACGCATAACTATCCTTTATAACATTGAAAGGGTGGAAATCCAGCATCTCCCTCTGGAAATTAGAGAAGGCTTTCCGAAAGCCGAGGAGTCAGTGCCCCTGGGGGAAGTACATTTAGAGCCCGGCTTGTCTTTAGAAACTCTGCTGGAGGAAATAGAACGAAAGTATATTGCCAAAGCCCTGGAAAAAGCAGGCAATAATATTACCAGAGCTGCGGAAATGCTGGGTATGAGCAGGTATGCTCTGCAAAGGCGACTTGAAAAATACAACATGCACAACGGGTGA
- a CDS encoding DUF1232 domain-containing protein, whose protein sequence is MTGEIARFFMINPMLLINPVDIMPEFLGFLGLTRGYI, encoded by the coding sequence ATGACGGGCGAAATCGCCCGTTTTTTTATGATTAATCCCATGCTTCTGATCAACCCCGTAGATATAATGCCTGAGTTTCTGGGCTTTTTAGGCTTGACCAGGGGTTATATATAA
- a CDS encoding LamB/YcsF family protein, which yields MRVDLNSDLGESFGAYTLGMDEAVLGVITSANIACGMHAGDPQVIAATVKMAAQKGVGIGAHPGYPDLQGFGRRNMALSPAEVKDYVIYQIGALEAFARAAGQKLQHVKPHGAMYNMAAKDYGLALAIAEGVKSVNPELILLALANSEMVKAARDVGLRVAQEVFADRTYNADGTLVARGTPGAMIHDKRVAIPRVVRMVTEGKVTAINGEDIAISADSICVHGDNPEAIHFVREIRDALQAAGVSIEPLQNFI from the coding sequence ATGCGTGTTGATTTAAATTCTGATTTGGGGGAAAGTTTTGGCGCCTACACCTTAGGCATGGATGAGGCGGTACTGGGCGTGATAACTTCGGCTAACATTGCTTGCGGTATGCATGCCGGAGACCCCCAGGTGATAGCTGCCACAGTTAAAATGGCAGCCCAAAAGGGAGTGGGAATAGGTGCCCATCCCGGTTACCCCGACCTGCAGGGTTTCGGGAGAAGGAACATGGCTCTGAGCCCAGCCGAAGTGAAGGATTATGTAATTTATCAAATAGGTGCCCTGGAGGCTTTCGCCCGGGCCGCCGGTCAAAAACTCCAGCACGTCAAACCCCATGGAGCCATGTATAATATGGCTGCGAAGGACTATGGGCTCGCTCTAGCTATCGCCGAGGGGGTTAAGAGTGTCAATCCGGAGCTTATTCTCTTAGCCCTGGCTAATTCCGAAATGGTAAAAGCTGCCCGGGACGTAGGCCTGCGCGTGGCCCAGGAGGTATTTGCCGACCGCACCTATAATGCCGATGGTACCCTGGTAGCGAGAGGGACCCCGGGGGCCATGATACACGACAAAAGAGTAGCCATTCCCCGGGTGGTAAGAATGGTAACTGAGGGCAAGGTCACCGCCATTAATGGAGAAGATATCGCCATTAGTGCCGATAGCATCTGCGTCCATGGTGATAACCCCGAAGCCATCCATTTTGTGCGCGAAATCCGGGATGCCCTCCAAGCAGCCGGTGTTTCTATCGAACCTTTACAGAACTTCATTTAA
- a CDS encoding NRAMP family divalent metal transporter, which yields MANIPASNKTALVKSNWNVLLGAAFLMATSAIGPGFITQTAVFTEKYLANFAFIIMASVVLDIGAQMNVWRVIAISGMRGQDVANKVLPGLGYFVAFLVALGGLAFNIGNIGGASLGINVLLGIDPIMGAVISAMIGIFIFLNKEMGKAMDTFAKALGGVMILLTLYVAIITKPPVGEAFIRTFLPTEVAFLPILTLLGGTVGGYITFAGGHRLIDAGITGMENLKEVTKGSVTGIIIASIMRIVLFLAVLGVVAAGHKLDPANPPASAFKIAAGDIGYKVFGIVLWSAAITSVVGAAYTSVSFLRSLHKTFENNYKWWIIAFIVASTGIFVTIGRPVKLLILAGALNGLILPITLGTMLIASKRKDIVGDYQQPTWLLLFGIFVVIFAIYAGGVSLQGMAALFK from the coding sequence ATGGCAAATATCCCTGCATCAAACAAAACCGCTCTAGTCAAATCCAATTGGAACGTTCTTCTAGGAGCAGCCTTTCTCATGGCTACCTCTGCTATTGGTCCTGGCTTTATCACACAAACCGCAGTTTTTACTGAAAAATACCTGGCCAACTTCGCTTTTATCATTATGGCGTCAGTGGTATTGGACATCGGCGCCCAGATGAACGTCTGGCGCGTCATCGCCATTTCCGGTATGAGGGGCCAGGATGTTGCCAACAAAGTACTACCGGGCTTAGGCTATTTTGTAGCCTTCTTAGTAGCCCTGGGCGGTCTTGCCTTTAACATTGGTAATATTGGTGGAGCATCTTTAGGAATCAACGTCCTCTTAGGTATCGATCCCATCATGGGCGCTGTCATTTCTGCCATGATCGGTATATTCATTTTCCTCAACAAAGAGATGGGCAAAGCCATGGATACTTTTGCTAAAGCCCTGGGCGGTGTCATGATCCTTTTGACCCTTTATGTGGCCATCATTACTAAACCCCCTGTCGGCGAAGCCTTTATTCGTACCTTCCTTCCCACGGAAGTTGCCTTCTTACCTATCTTAACCCTCCTCGGGGGCACCGTAGGGGGCTACATTACCTTCGCCGGCGGTCACCGCCTGATCGATGCCGGTATTACAGGGATGGAAAATCTCAAAGAAGTAACCAAAGGCTCTGTTACTGGTATTATTATAGCCTCCATCATGCGGATCGTGCTCTTTTTAGCTGTATTGGGCGTAGTGGCCGCTGGCCATAAACTGGATCCTGCCAACCCCCCTGCCTCCGCCTTCAAAATCGCGGCCGGTGACATCGGGTATAAGGTTTTCGGCATCGTTTTATGGTCTGCTGCTATTACTTCCGTGGTCGGTGCGGCCTACACCTCCGTTTCCTTCCTCCGCTCCCTGCACAAGACCTTCGAAAACAATTACAAATGGTGGATCATTGCCTTTATCGTCGCTTCTACCGGCATTTTTGTAACCATTGGGCGGCCCGTCAAACTCCTCATCCTGGCAGGCGCCTTAAACGGCCTTATCCTTCCCATCACCCTGGGCACCATGCTCATTGCCTCCAAGCGTAAGGACATTGTGGGCGATTATCAGCAGCCTACCTGGCTCTTATTATTCGGGATCTTCGTCGTTATTTTTGCCATCTATGCCGGCGGGGTTTCTCTCCAGGGCATGGCTGCCTTATTTAAATAA
- the pxpB gene encoding 5-oxoprolinase subunit PxpB, whose amino-acid sequence MYDKTKYLTAGDKGLVIEFGNEISKPINEKIRSMVLAIEKAGLTGLSELVPTYRSLLVYYDPLQWSCQKLIQRLQELEGELNSLQLPQPKVTLLPVLYGGEYGPDLPFVCKNAGLTPEEVINIHTSRDYLIYMIGFTPGFPYLGGMDERIATPRLQNPRTKIPAGSVGIAGSQTGVYPIESPGGWQLIGRTPVKLYDPHRATPVLLAAGDYVRFYSINETQYQEILKQCQDGTYQVECREYQG is encoded by the coding sequence TTGTACGACAAGACAAAATATCTCACAGCCGGTGATAAGGGTCTCGTCATAGAATTCGGCAACGAAATAAGTAAACCTATCAACGAAAAAATTCGCAGCATGGTCCTGGCTATCGAAAAAGCCGGGCTCACCGGCCTATCAGAGCTAGTGCCCACCTACCGCTCCTTATTAGTATATTACGATCCCTTACAATGGTCCTGTCAAAAACTCATCCAGAGACTACAGGAACTCGAAGGGGAGCTTAATTCCCTGCAATTACCCCAACCCAAAGTCACCCTTTTGCCCGTCCTTTATGGGGGAGAATATGGTCCCGATTTGCCCTTTGTCTGTAAGAATGCGGGCCTGACTCCAGAAGAAGTTATTAACATCCACACCTCCCGCGACTACCTCATCTATATGATCGGCTTCACCCCCGGTTTCCCCTATCTAGGGGGGATGGATGAGCGAATTGCCACGCCAAGACTCCAAAACCCCCGTACGAAAATACCCGCAGGGTCCGTAGGGATTGCGGGGAGCCAGACCGGAGTTTATCCCATCGAAAGTCCCGGGGGCTGGCAGTTGATCGGGCGTACCCCTGTGAAGCTATACGATCCCCACCGGGCTACCCCTGTCCTTTTAGCGGCCGGTGATTATGTACGCTTTTACAGCATTAACGAAACCCAATATCAGGAAATATTAAAGCAGTGCCAGGATGGTACTTACCAGGTAGAATGCCGTGAGTATCAGGGCTAG
- a CDS encoding biotin-dependent carboxyltransferase family protein, with protein sequence MGFCKVIKPGLFTTIQDRGRFGYQQSGMPVAGAMDEFALRVGNILVGNPEGESCLEITLLGPTLEFLSQGLIALTGGDLGAQLNGKELPLWEACEVKAGDILKFTGVKKGCRAYLAVAGGFNAPAVMGSKATYVRGTIGGLEGRTLREGDILEKGPSNSAGLAGRKVPQDDIYTLSNHITLRVVLGPQAEAFTAEGINTFLTSSYTVTNEADRMGYRLEGEKIQHQKGADIISDGIVMGSVQVPGHGMPIVMMADRQTTGGYTKIATVITPDLPLLAQAKPGDKVSFRSVSIDEAHSIYRIYEEKIAALKRTLRSSVPQDKSSVPKGPKRTLKLLVNGKEYLVDVEEVQ encoded by the coding sequence ATGGGTTTTTGTAAAGTTATTAAACCAGGTTTATTTACAACTATCCAGGATCGTGGTCGTTTCGGTTACCAGCAGTCAGGAATGCCTGTGGCCGGAGCCATGGACGAGTTTGCCTTAAGGGTGGGTAATATCCTGGTCGGAAATCCCGAAGGAGAAAGCTGCCTGGAAATCACCCTCCTGGGACCAACCCTGGAATTCTTATCCCAGGGGCTAATTGCCCTAACAGGAGGCGATTTAGGAGCGCAGCTTAATGGGAAAGAGCTTCCCCTGTGGGAAGCCTGTGAGGTCAAAGCAGGAGATATCCTGAAATTCACTGGTGTGAAAAAAGGCTGTCGGGCTTATCTGGCCGTTGCCGGGGGCTTTAACGCACCCGCGGTAATGGGTAGTAAAGCCACTTATGTCAGAGGAACCATCGGTGGCCTGGAAGGCCGGACTTTACGGGAAGGGGACATCTTAGAAAAGGGCCCCAGCAATTCAGCAGGACTGGCTGGCAGGAAAGTACCCCAGGACGATATTTACACCCTGAGTAACCACATCACCCTGCGGGTAGTTTTGGGGCCTCAGGCGGAGGCCTTTACAGCAGAAGGGATCAATACCTTCCTTACGAGTTCTTATACCGTTACTAATGAAGCCGATCGTATGGGCTATCGCCTGGAAGGAGAAAAAATCCAGCACCAAAAAGGTGCCGATATAATCTCAGATGGCATTGTCATGGGTTCTGTACAGGTGCCTGGTCACGGCATGCCCATCGTCATGATGGCGGATAGACAAACTACGGGTGGTTATACAAAAATTGCCACCGTCATTACCCCTGACCTGCCCTTGCTGGCCCAGGCCAAACCCGGTGATAAAGTTAGTTTTCGGTCCGTTTCCATCGATGAGGCCCACAGCATTTACCGTATATATGAGGAAAAAATTGCTGCTCTCAAAAGGACCCTTCGCTCCTCGGTGCCACAAGATAAAAGCTCCGTACCTAAAGGGCCGAAAAGGACCTTGAAACTTTTAGTTAATGGTAAAGAATACCTGGTTGATGTGGAAGAAGTACAATAA
- a CDS encoding putative hydro-lyase, whose translation MKELQLFNAKPPEVREAIRKGELKAPTSGMCAGYAQANLVVLPQDLAFDFLLFCQRNPKPCPVLDVTDIGSYKPVLTATNADLRTDIPAYRIYEYGKLVGEVDNLLDIWRDDLVTFLLGCSFTFESGLLQGGIPVRHMEEGRNVPMYITNIQCKEAGKFRGPTVVSMRPIPYHQVIKAVQITARYPAVHGAPIHIGDPALIGIKDINKPEFGDPPIIKEGEVPVFWACGVTPQAVAMESKPPLMITHAPGHMFITDIKNEELAL comes from the coding sequence ATGAAGGAGTTACAACTATTTAATGCCAAACCCCCAGAGGTCAGGGAAGCTATCCGCAAGGGAGAGTTAAAAGCGCCTACCTCAGGTATGTGTGCGGGCTATGCCCAAGCCAATCTGGTGGTGTTACCCCAGGATCTAGCTTTTGACTTTCTCCTCTTCTGCCAACGCAATCCCAAGCCCTGCCCTGTTTTGGACGTAACCGATATAGGTTCCTATAAACCGGTTTTAACCGCGACTAATGCCGATCTGCGCACCGATATTCCCGCTTACCGGATCTACGAATATGGCAAACTGGTTGGAGAAGTGGATAACCTCCTGGATATTTGGCGGGATGACTTAGTGACCTTCCTGCTAGGCTGTAGTTTTACCTTCGAAAGTGGGTTGCTCCAGGGTGGAATTCCCGTAAGACACATGGAAGAAGGGCGCAACGTGCCCATGTATATTACCAATATCCAATGTAAAGAAGCCGGGAAATTCCGTGGGCCTACGGTAGTAAGTATGCGACCTATCCCCTATCATCAGGTGATTAAGGCCGTTCAAATAACCGCCCGTTATCCTGCTGTGCACGGTGCCCCTATCCACATTGGCGACCCTGCCCTGATCGGTATTAAGGATATTAACAAACCCGAATTCGGCGATCCACCCATAATCAAAGAAGGGGAAGTCCCGGTTTTCTGGGCTTGTGGGGTTACACCACAAGCTGTGGCTATGGAGTCTAAACCTCCCCTGATGATTACCCATGCTCCAGGTCATATGTTTATTACGGATATTAAAAACGAAGAATTAGCTTTGTAG
- a CDS encoding ABC transporter permease, which produces MWELIVQVFPYAIAFTIPLLITALGGLFSERSGVVNIGLEGLMVAGMFTGVLVISRFEVLFPGTAVWIGLAAAFIISALFSLLHAFACISLNANQVISGTALNMIAGALTTYLARNITGSGNIQIVHSLVRQDIPVLSGIPILGKLLFTQTYATTWLVLLILFVSWFLLYKTAFGLRLRACGEHPHAADAAGINVYRMRYIAVMISGAYAGLGGAIILVAISGEFNGTVGGLGFLALASLIFGQWKPLGILGATLFFGFASTIANVSQVIPAMAKIPGILLKTFPYIVTLIALVLFSKSSQAPRAAGEPYDKGKR; this is translated from the coding sequence ATGTGGGAACTTATTGTTCAGGTATTCCCCTATGCCATTGCTTTTACCATCCCCTTACTTATCACCGCATTGGGCGGACTTTTTAGCGAACGGAGCGGCGTCGTCAACATCGGCCTTGAAGGGCTCATGGTTGCCGGAATGTTTACGGGGGTGCTGGTTATTTCCAGATTTGAAGTCTTGTTCCCAGGTACAGCTGTCTGGATAGGTTTGGCAGCAGCGTTTATTATAAGTGCTCTTTTTTCACTGCTCCACGCTTTTGCCTGTATTAGCCTTAATGCCAATCAGGTAATCAGCGGTACTGCCCTCAATATGATTGCGGGTGCACTCACCACTTATTTGGCCAGGAATATTACGGGCAGCGGTAATATCCAGATCGTCCATAGCCTGGTCCGGCAGGATATCCCGGTTCTATCGGGCATTCCAATCTTGGGTAAGCTCCTCTTTACTCAAACTTACGCCACCACATGGCTAGTGTTACTTATTCTTTTTGTCTCCTGGTTCCTACTTTATAAAACAGCATTTGGCCTGCGCTTGAGGGCCTGTGGTGAACACCCCCATGCTGCAGATGCGGCAGGAATAAATGTTTACCGTATGCGTTATATAGCAGTTATGATCTCAGGCGCATATGCTGGACTGGGTGGAGCTATTATCCTTGTAGCCATTTCGGGAGAATTTAACGGTACGGTGGGAGGATTGGGATTCCTTGCCCTAGCCTCACTGATCTTCGGGCAATGGAAACCCCTGGGGATACTGGGAGCAACTCTCTTCTTTGGTTTTGCCAGCACCATTGCCAACGTTTCCCAAGTGATTCCAGCCATGGCCAAGATCCCGGGGATCCTTTTAAAAACATTTCCCTACATTGTTACCCTCATTGCACTAGTTCTGTTCTCTAAGTCTTCCCAGGCGCCGCGAGCAGCTGGGGAACCTTATGATAAAGGGAAACGTTGA
- a CDS encoding ABC transporter permease: MKTRYSKEYVLALVAVILGLLAGAILMVITKNNPVEGYLFLFKGGLMNVERVGNTLATATPLVLTGLSVAFAFRTGLFNIGAAGQMLIGGLAATAVGLTFDWPKPVLLTVMIIASILGGGIWAIIPGWLKARFNVHEVVSTIMMNWIAYWTVYYVVPGYFKGEYLETESRKISQAASLKVNWLTNLFEGSYINLGVILALLSVVIVAFILDKTTLGYELKAVGFNRHAAQYAGIHVNRNIILSMTIAGALAGLGGATFYVGYASNIQIGILPSQGFDGIAVSLLGANSPWGVLGAATFFGLLHTGKGFMNAMTKIPPEIADTIIATIIYFSATSILIERSWDRLKRRTGGVR; this comes from the coding sequence TTGAAGACAAGATACAGTAAAGAATACGTCCTGGCCTTGGTGGCTGTCATTCTGGGGTTGCTGGCCGGCGCCATTCTCATGGTAATTACCAAGAACAATCCCGTTGAAGGATATCTCTTTCTATTCAAGGGCGGACTTATGAACGTGGAACGCGTGGGGAATACGTTAGCAACGGCAACTCCCCTGGTTCTGACAGGACTTTCCGTCGCCTTTGCTTTCAGGACCGGACTTTTTAACATCGGTGCTGCCGGACAGATGCTTATTGGAGGCCTCGCTGCAACGGCTGTAGGATTGACCTTTGATTGGCCTAAGCCTGTACTTCTTACGGTGATGATAATAGCCTCCATTCTCGGAGGAGGGATTTGGGCCATTATACCTGGCTGGCTGAAAGCGAGGTTCAATGTGCATGAAGTCGTTTCCACAATCATGATGAACTGGATTGCCTACTGGACGGTTTACTACGTTGTTCCCGGGTATTTTAAGGGCGAGTACCTGGAAACAGAGTCCAGAAAGATCTCCCAGGCCGCCTCCTTGAAGGTGAACTGGCTTACCAATTTGTTTGAAGGCTCCTATATCAACCTTGGTGTAATACTGGCCCTGTTGTCTGTAGTCATTGTTGCCTTCATTCTGGACAAGACAACCCTGGGCTATGAACTGAAAGCGGTGGGTTTCAACAGGCATGCAGCCCAGTATGCGGGGATCCATGTTAACCGCAACATCATTTTATCCATGACCATAGCCGGTGCCTTAGCAGGACTGGGCGGCGCAACTTTCTACGTTGGCTATGCCTCCAATATCCAAATTGGTATCCTGCCCTCCCAGGGATTTGATGGCATTGCCGTATCTCTATTAGGGGCTAATTCACCCTGGGGTGTTTTGGGAGCAGCGACTTTCTTCGGGTTGCTTCATACGGGGAAAGGTTTTATGAACGCCATGACGAAAATCCCGCCGGAAATTGCCGATACCATTATTGCCACGATTATTTATTTCTCTGCTACCAGTATCCTTATTGAAAGATCCTGGGACAGGCTGAAGAGAAGAACGGGAGGTGTAAGGTAA
- a CDS encoding ABC transporter ATP-binding protein, producing MEYIVEMLNIRKEFPGVIACDDITLQLKKGEIHALLGENGAGKSTLMSILFGLYQPDGGIIRIRGREVSISNPNVANDLGIGMVHQHFKLVHNFTITENIILGRETKKGIVVDIRSAAERIKDLSGKYGLNVDPDAKIENVSVGMQQRVEILKMLYRNAEVLIFDEPTAVLTPQEVQELMKIMRSLVAEGKSIILITHKLKEIMAIADRCTVIRRGRLVGTVDVAGTTEAKLAEMMVGRQVSFKTEKKKRQPGDVVLKIENLSVQNNRGIMGLKNFSLDVHSGEIVGVAGIEGNGQAELVEAVTGLRKAESGRVLLKGTDITGLPIRARVNMGMAHIPEDRHKYGLILDYTVEDNLILKVYYQEPYSKKGLLNREAIQRHAEKVMSEFDVRAGQGALSVARSLSGGNQQKAIVGREIDHNPELLIAVQPTRGLDVGAIEYIHKRLVEQRDKGKAVLLVSLELDEILNLSDRIAVINNGELIGIVNTAETDENEVGLMMAGVKRGDSLEDKIQ from the coding sequence ATGGAGTATATCGTGGAAATGCTGAATATACGAAAGGAGTTCCCTGGTGTAATTGCATGTGACGATATCACCCTTCAGTTGAAAAAAGGTGAAATCCATGCACTGCTGGGTGAGAACGGCGCTGGTAAATCAACGCTGATGAGTATTCTTTTTGGCCTCTATCAACCCGACGGCGGTATTATCCGGATTCGCGGGAGGGAGGTTAGCATTTCCAATCCCAATGTAGCTAATGACTTAGGAATCGGAATGGTACACCAGCATTTTAAGCTAGTCCATAATTTCACGATTACAGAGAACATCATCCTGGGGCGCGAGACAAAAAAGGGTATTGTTGTGGATATTAGGTCGGCAGCAGAACGTATCAAAGACCTTTCAGGTAAATATGGGCTGAATGTGGATCCCGATGCAAAGATTGAGAATGTTTCTGTCGGCATGCAGCAGCGTGTGGAAATCCTCAAGATGCTTTACCGTAATGCTGAGGTTCTTATTTTCGATGAGCCTACGGCAGTGCTGACCCCCCAGGAAGTCCAGGAACTAATGAAGATCATGCGAAGCCTTGTTGCAGAAGGGAAATCTATTATCCTTATTACCCATAAGCTGAAGGAGATAATGGCTATTGCAGACCGGTGCACAGTCATTCGGCGCGGCAGGCTGGTGGGCACCGTGGATGTGGCGGGAACCACAGAAGCAAAACTGGCAGAGATGATGGTGGGGCGCCAGGTTTCTTTCAAAACAGAAAAGAAAAAGCGTCAGCCCGGTGATGTGGTCTTAAAGATAGAAAACCTGTCCGTACAAAATAACCGGGGGATTATGGGGTTGAAGAACTTCTCCCTGGATGTACACTCTGGTGAAATAGTCGGTGTTGCCGGTATAGAGGGGAATGGACAGGCGGAACTGGTGGAAGCTGTTACAGGTTTGAGGAAGGCGGAATCCGGCAGGGTTCTCTTAAAGGGCACTGATATAACTGGACTGCCCATACGTGCTCGCGTCAATATGGGGATGGCCCATATTCCGGAAGATCGCCACAAGTACGGCCTTATTTTAGATTATACCGTGGAGGACAACCTAATCCTAAAAGTTTATTACCAGGAACCATACTCCAAAAAGGGTCTTTTGAACCGGGAGGCCATCCAGCGCCATGCAGAAAAAGTCATGAGTGAATTTGATGTGCGTGCCGGCCAGGGGGCTCTATCCGTGGCCCGTTCCCTTTCTGGCGGAAATCAGCAGAAGGCCATTGTCGGACGGGAAATCGACCATAACCCGGAACTTTTGATTGCTGTCCAGCCCACACGGGGGTTGGACGTAGGGGCCATTGAATATATCCACAAGCGGCTGGTAGAGCAGCGCGATAAGGGTAAGGCTGTTTTACTGGTGTCGCTGGAACTTGATGAAATTCTTAACTTATCGGATCGTATAGCTGTCATCAACAACGGAGAATTGATAGGGATTGTCAATACTGCCGAGACGGACGAGAATGAAGTTGGTCTAATGATGGCCGGAGTGAAGAGAGGTGATTCCCTTGAAGACAAGATACAGTAA